A genomic region of Arvicola amphibius chromosome 7, mArvAmp1.2, whole genome shotgun sequence contains the following coding sequences:
- the LOC119818896 gene encoding enhancer of rudimentary homolog, with protein MSHTILLVQPTKRPEGRTYADYESVNECMEGVCKMYEEHLKRMNPNSPSITYDISQLFDFIDDLADLSCLVYRADTQTYQPYNKDWIKEKIYVLLRRQAQQAGK; from the coding sequence ATGTCTCACACCATTTTGCTGGTACAGCCTAccaagaggccagaaggcagGACTTATGCAGACTATGAGTCTGTGAATGAGTGCATGGAAGGTGTTTGTAAGATGTACGAAGAACATCTGAAAAGAATGAATCCCAACAGCCCCTCCATCACATACGATATCAGTCAGTTGTTTGATTTTATTGATGATCTGGCAGATCTCAGCTGTCTTGTTTACCGAGCTGATACACAGACATACCAGCCTTATAACAAAGACTGGATCAAAGAGAAGATCTACGTGCTCCTTCGTCGACAGGCCCAACAAGCTGGGAAGTAG